Part of the Xiphophorus couchianus chromosome 8, X_couchianus-1.0, whole genome shotgun sequence genome is shown below.
ACTGGTGGTGagacctttcctgttttttccagttttcactccacaccataattgtttttattttcatttttaggcGGTTATGAGGCAGGGTTGTGAACCTGAAACTGTTGCTGTgtaagttactcaacaggttgttgctaggtaaccaaagacagaatgagttagttgatgccagcAGCCTTGCTTTGCTCGCTGTGAGAAGGTGAGTGGcgaaagcctttcctctgcctacatcccccacaATGCCGTGCGGTTCTGaatcggagttcagtgaaattctagaatattctatcagacTTAAtactgatattgatcatgttCTTACAGCTTTTATGTATTGctttatttgttatttgttgatttatttcctTTGTTGCCACATTTAGCCActtttcaggcaaaaaaaatcactgatcAGAAGAtcaggcattttaaatatcagtgatCGGCCTGAAACCTGCAATCTTACCACTCTGATTTCATAGCAGCTAATATTGTTATTGCAATGTTAAATTCAGTCGTTATAAAATCTTACTCGTGAGAAAAGTAAGATTTTATGTGTGATTTACCtgttttcctttaattgttttaaaacgATGTAAAGAAGTCATCTGTTCAGCGTGGGACTCAGTGGTTCAGAAACGAAAGCTGAGCTCGTATCAAAGATTCTGTTTGTGTTGGGTTTGTCGCAGTTTTGAGCGACAGGCTTAGTCGGTGTTAAACCGGATTGGATTGGGAGGCCAGATGGATTATTGAAGTTGAGAGGTTTGTGAGGCGGGATGACTTAGAGGTTTATGTTTTAATGGAATCAATACGCTTTAAGTGTCGTCTTCATCCCGTCCTGATGGGATCATTCCACCGCACCGGGGAGGGCGCCGTGACTTTCCTCTCGTTCCAGCGTCGCTCCACTCGCCTGCCTCGCCCTGTCGCACCTAGATGACTCGTCCGGCTTGTTTTTGACTTTGCGGCGCCGCAGCGGGGTTGGCGAGGAAGTTTCTGTCAAGAAGAAGTGTGTCTGATGGCCTGTTCTGCTGTTTATAGGAGGGCGCTCCACGTTAGCACTCGACTGTATTGCACTTCCGCTGATCAGCGCCACCCTCGCCTCAAGGTGTCTCCACAGTGGAGACATTCCCCTCCGTGTTCCAAAAGCCCGGCCAATCAGTCTGCCTGTACCTAGCTGTACCTAGCTGTTCAGATCAAAGGCCGAGACATTGGAGGGAAAGTTTCACGacaatttgaaagaaattctTGTATTAAATTGACAGTTTGAGCAGATCTAAGGTCTTATAATCAGAGATGGAAGAGACTGATGTgatctgtgtgtgcatgtgcagaTGGAGGTGCTGCAGGAGTCCAGAATGATGGTGCCAGACTGCCGCCGCCGCCTCACTGTAGCCCACGCAGACCTGCTTCAGTTGCTAGTAAGTAGCATTCAACTTCTATgtgccacaaatctggaacaaactgccagaaaactgcaaaacagttgaaacagagatcctttaaatcaggactaaaaacccacttgtTTAGAGTTACTTTAGAACCTtaacaaatgaaacattgaccaacttTGAAACAGTAGAAACTATTATAATGCCACAAAGAGTTTAAAAACAGgaattgtataaaaatattagACTGATTTTTCTGCCAGCTTTTCGAGGTAGAATAAAGATCCATTAGCAGCCCAGTCCACAAAGATTACTTACTCTTGAGAAGGATTGGTCAAACAAGGGTTTTGTCGAGATTTCAACAAATATCGACAAATGTGGTAAGACGCTGTAAAAAAACAAGTGGTAAGAGACTTTTTTACAGTgtcttaccttttttttttactctgaattTGACTCGGTCTGGGAAAAAGAAATTATTGGGAAACCCTAATCTTATTCCCGCAATTTCTCCACATTAGAACTACAAACTTAAAGGTAAtttatgaggattttttttatccatcttttcattgttttgtttagtgtctgtaaaaaaatttttgttgtAGAGTAGAATCTAAAcgaaatagaatagaattcaagtcataaatactttatttatcccaaaaggGAAATCAAATGTTGTCACAACTCATACAATCCAACTAGCTTCAGCTCCATAAACCAATGAAAGAGCAGTAATGTAATACTGCCAGTCAGTCATTTTCATGTTGATTACAGTCAGGGTGCACCGATAGAACAGACCACTGATAAATTGGCcccaattttcttaattttgatctGCTGATTCTTGCATGTGAAGCCAgtcttatccaccgatcttcTCTGCAAGCGTATAAAAAtaagccactgtcctcttctgctccgCTTTGAAAGTTTTGTCTCCGCACACCAGGCCACGTCTGCAAGTTTGTATTTAACAATGGTCatcccactgttgccaactcagcaacttcCATATTGTAGTTAGTGACATTTTAGACCATAAAAATCAGTATCGGacaaaatcggaatcggcaggtcaggctttctGAAAATCTGTAATCtgcgatcggccagaaaactccCAATCGGTACACCCTGAGATAAAATATGCTTCTCAAATACAACAAACTGCTCGGAAAGCGAACTTCAGCGGCCGCTTCGCTGCTTTAAACAAAGTGAACTTTTTAACATGAGCAGAAAGCACACGTTGCATTAATGAACTCGTGTGCGGGTGTGACAATGGAAGCGGAGAGCGCGGCCAAACCCCCGGGGATTTAAGTTGATACGGCGAGAAGCAAACATAAGCATGCGCGGCTCAGGGTCAGCACAATTAGCGCGGCGCAGCAGCCGGGCGGCTCCAGGTGTGAGTCACAACCTCCCCTCTCCTAGAACCCGTCCTCCCCGAGGCAGACGTGCACACGCTCATCACAGCTCATTAGCGGCGCCGTCACGGCGGCGACCACCGCAGGAACTCGGAACGCACTCGACTAAACGACGGCTTTGCGGTCGCGACGTCCCTCCCGGCGACTTCTGCCCTGCTAGTTTTAGCTCCCAGTAACAAGTTTCCTAATGATGGTGACAAACATTAATTCTGTATATGTTTTTAATGGAAGTCAGGAATAATGCAGTGGTGGCAATAACCCtgttggtgtgtgttgtgtgtgtgtgtgtgcgcgcgcgcagGAAACAGAAGCGGATCTGGCCGAATCAGAGGAGTACAAAGAAGCTAGGAAAGTACTGGACTCAGTGAAGCTTGAAGGATAATTTCTGCCGGCTTTCTGTTCTCGCCGCTGGATTCTCGCCGGCTTAAATGTCCATTCCCTTTTCTCCAGGCCTTGTTCAGAACCACAGAGACCAACAGAATCCCCTCAAAGTTTCTTGCTCTTGATGTAATTGTTTCTGCTGTTTACTCCTAATGCCTCCCACCTCCATTTGTTCAACTCCTCCTGTGTGTAAATCCCATAAGAACACAGTGAAATATTGTTTATGAACACCACGGAGCGAAGGGGGCTTCTCAGCGTTTTTGATTATTAAACGCTCACTTTCGGTCCATTACGTTtcgaaaggcttttttttttttgcattttcttgaGACTTTTCATGAATTTGAATGTTTTGCCTTCTCTGGGACAAGTTTCTGTCGTCTCAGATTATGTTATTTTCTCTTGTttagcctttttgtttttgaataaataaaaagtacgGTGAAGAATGATCTCTAACAAATCAAAGCCCAAATATGCACTGTGAAGTTTCTCCTAGAGGTATTTTGtcaggtattttttttcccaactttAATGtaggttttcatttctttttcattattattattttaatccacTTAGCTAAGCATTTGGAAGAATTTAATTGCATGTATGTTCCTGCTAACCACACTGAACTGGATTGTGTCTTGATGCCTACAATAAAGACAAGAGCACTTTGGGAAACCCTGTCAGTTACTTATGAATGACGAAACGTCCCCTGCTTCTCTCCCATCTATTATTCAAATGGCCTTAAAAATAACGACACCTTACATTACCGCTGAGTGAGTCCTTCCTAAATAGTCATACTAATAACTGAGCTCAATTGCCAGACAAATTAAGGTTACATTTGACTTGATCCTTATTTTTGCAGATTTCGATAATTATCGGGATCACCCCCAAAGTCTCATTACCGCCCTAATGAGGCGGCGCCACTCCGTGACATCCACCCCGCTCCGTCTCGTTAAGGAAATCGCTCTTCAatgctgattattttatttggagGTATAATTATATTTCTTTCGGATAACTCACGGCCTAATCGGGAGTCCGTGCAGGAGGGCAGCGGCGCTAATTGAGGCATGAGATGCGGCCGGCGGGGCGCTCCACCTGCGGCTGGCGTGACCCAGAAGGGACCGCGGGCAAGGCGGATTGGAAACACATGGGCTGGAGGTCCCGGTTGGTGGGGAGGCAGCAGATGGGGGGGACATATTATGAGATCCAGCTTTCAGGTTTCTTGGTAACAGGCCAATTTAGGCTAACGGAACCAAACTTTGATCCGGTCACTTAACATGGACAGCTGGAATTGATAAACTGAGGAGAGCCAGAGTTGGCAAAAATGCTATAAGTGAATGGAGCAGCCACCATGAAACCACAATAGAACCATACAATGACTGTAAAAAGTGTTactaaatgtattaaaatatttaaaacctaaAGTCAAAATGACATTCTGGTCAACTACGATTATCGATGTAAACACTGTAAGAAGTTacgtttttttatatttattttaaaaacattgcgTAATTAACcgtgttttaaaaattataatgatcatcagttttttaaagttattcctTACTCTTCTGAGCATTAATAGAGATTTCCAATATAATTATTAACTAATCGGAGTGTTCACTGAATTAGGCCATATATCCTCTcaataattcattcatttatcagCCTGTGCTTCCAGCACTCCACCACCAGGGGAAATTGTAAGCTTAAGAATTAAACTATACGCCAGAAAACAACACTCTTTGAATTTGATCAATTCatccaaatatttaattatttaattaccCAAATTAAGTTCTaacttttcagtttaatttggatttaatgttCAGACACAGCTGGGGAAATCTGTCCtgcggagaaaaaaaagcacaatgcaGAGTTtctgagcaaaaataattatctttttatCAATCCAGAATGATCTGTCCAATTTACATTTATAAGGATAAAGTTTCAAACAGTTGTACATAAACTCTGTCATAAGCAAAGCCCTGTAGCCTCCTTGGCTATGGCGCCATGAAGCGAGTGACCGCcatgttaaaaagaaacaacatataaaaaccGGCTTGTTATTTAAGCACAAGACTTTActaaaattgtgctttttatgtttttttctatgaaaGCCCAACTGTGACATTTTATGCGATAGTATCTTAAAATTATGAGCTAGCTTGGAAACGACGCTCACGCTAATACGGAACTTGCTAGCAAGGGAAGCTTTTTAAATGAGGCAAATAGCAAAGCTACACTGGTTGTCATggaaaaaaccttaaattctaCCATTTTGAAGAAGCATTTCCGCCActggtgggggaaaaaaagccttttatcTCGCAATTATGAGGTAAAAAGCTTCACTTGCCAGCATGTTTCATTAGCATCAGCCCCTAGCGCTGTTTCCAAACTTGCTCCAGTCATTTCCTATACAACATTTCTATTTACTTCTTGAATTAATTTACAGTCCAACCCATAACCAATCAGCCTTGCTATCCTCTGCTGGGTATGTTacgcaacaaataaaaacaccagtAAATCTTGAGTTAAAGTCTAATATTGTTGATGTAGGTTCATTTATTACCAACATGTAGTTAGGATTGAGCTATTATTGAACAATTAATTTACAAACTAGTACGCTtgactacattttttaaacttttaagcttttaaaagCGCATTTGACCAGTTTTAACtaaatactatatatatatatatatacagtacagactaTAAgtcaataaatcccacttattaacctaacagggcaggttgacctatgaagtgaaaaccatttcaggtgacgacctcttgaagctcgtcaagaaaatgcagagtgtgtgcaaagcagtaatcacagcaaaaggttgctactttgaagaaactagaatataaggggtattttcagttgttttacacttttttgtttagtgcatatttccacatgtgttattcatagttttgatgccttcagtgtgaatctacaatgtcaatagtcatgaaaataaaggaaactcattgaattaaaaggtgtgtccaaatttttggtctgtatatatatatatatatgtgaatatatatatatatatatataatgtggaGCCAGTAGAGTTGTTGATATCTCACACAAGACGGGAGACCTTTACCACTGAACCTAAAAGCCTGCAGCCGTACATTTCCGTCACTTTACCACAACAGAGGTTGTCCCATTTTCCGCCTTTAAGTCTGTCAGTGTCAAACTTTTCCCGCATCAGCTCGGAGCAGCGCCCTGTGGCAgcagctctcctcctcctcctcgccaCGGTAACTTCATTCCTCCTATAATCCCCCAGACTGTCACCAAATCAGCTGCATGAAACAAGAATCTCATTTGTTGAACTGGGAGCACGGTGCACATGGAAGATCgattgtttttctcctcagaaATCTCTAATTGAGTGAATACGGactgcaaagagagagagagagaaacaggaacTGCACCAGCTCTGGTCTGTGTAAccagaaggtcctgggttcaagcCCggccaaagacaaaaagaaaggcTTGGTGATGATGTTCGACTCATCGGCTGCTGTTTTAGATTGCACTTTCTTTATGtgggtgaaaataaaatgtacttttatctTCATTCTCGGCCTTTGTGTTGTCCAGCAGAAAACTATATGACTAATGTGTTATGTATCATGTATTGTGATGAAGGATGTCACAGTGGTAAGCACCGAGAACTGTCATAAGATTTTCAATTAATAAAGTTGGTACTGATCCAAGAATTGATGTTCCAGCTAGTTGATAGAAGTGATATGGCTCTCTGCCTAGGGTGGCATCTTGTCAAAGGATGGCACAAGCCCtcaaacataagaaaaaatacaataaattaataataaacaaaagcGATCTGTCAGAAAATATGGCAGCAGgtatttaaaaacacagtttgatgGTGatgagagaacaaaaaaaaacaaaaccgtttttttcatatttttgtcttatttcgaATGGCCTTAGATTGAGAGGAAGCTTGAAAATTGCAGTAAAGACAGGTTACACTACAATATTTCAAAACTAACTTATTTGCAATACAACTGAGCTACTTGtgaaaagaataaatgaaactcttaggtaaaaataaatacaaaggaaATTCCTCCCACAAATCTAATTTCGAGACGTTTTTCAAATTTGCTTGGAATTCCTCTTATTTTCCcgagtggattttatttaaataatttccactcagatctttcttttaaatgttaccATATGTAGacgggttttaaaaaaaaaaaaaaaaatatatatatatatatatatatatatatatatatatatatatatatatatatatatatatattatttattggtTAAGATCCAACAGTTTGTGTTAGCAGTGTAAAAGTCTCCCCTCGTCTCCAGAAAGCCTAAAACGACCCAAACGTCCCACAGAGACGCACCGCGTTGACTTCAAGACGAGGATTGTTTGTCCGataatattagaaaaatgtgaCATCGCGAAGGTCCACGATTCCTTCCTTAATTACAACCTTCATCAAGTTCCCGTTCGAAAGTAAATTATCTTTAGATAATAAttgttcaaattattattattattattattattattattattattattattattattattattattatgtttgcCCCGCAGACGCATCTTTATTCCTCACATCATGATCCGCTCTCTGGTTGTCCGGGTTAAATATGACCCGAGTCACTCACAGCTATAAAAGCGCGGCGCAAAGTGTGTGGCGTCGTAAAACCAAGCGCGCAATCCATCATCGCGCAACGCGAAGGATCTAAATTACCCTCGTGTTGCAAGGTGCGTCAGGAGACGTGTGCACAGGTATCGCTGTTAggatggggggggggaggaaACGACAACAAAACTTGGGCGGTTATATTTGCGCATAAAGGTGCTTGTAATCCGTCCATTTGCCTGTATAAATATAGCAGAAGGCGCACGATGTCGTCCTCGCAAACCAGACTGGAAATAACAGGATACaagaagaacaaacaaacaaacaaaaacaacaacaaaagaagtcCAAATTCGCTGCTTTCTCTCTTGCTCCTTTATATATAAAAGAGGCAGGAAGGAGCGCAAAGGCGTTTTAAATAGCGTCCATCCTTCCGTGTAGCGCCACCAGATTGCAGACAAATCAaagatgagcagcagcagcagcagcaaccgGAGCCTGGACggatggagaaagaaaagaacccCGGGCTTCACGCTCGGACGCCTCCATTGTGGCgcacaataaatatataaataaataaatctgctctttcataacaaaaaaaaaaaaaaaagaaagaaagaaagaaagctccCGACATCATGTCTACAACATgtctgactttctttttgtccaCATCTATAGATTTGCGCttgcataaaaaacagaaaacaaatccaCTGGGATTATTAAATTCAATTTGATTTAGAAGcataaaataagtttgtttttggtttatttatttattttttttgtgcacatAAAACGAGTCAATTTGAACAGATTGTTAAACGGGACCGAATGGGGACAGAATTTGTGCTGACGTCAGATGCAAATTTTGTCCATCAATTACGTTGGTCATAACAATCGAtctgaaaaacacttttaaatcaTCATCGAGGCTGACCGAAGTACtgtacaataataataaaatgagagagagagagagagagagactctcaaaaagcaaaaatcctgactttttaaaattgtttttatttcatttttttaaagtttcaacaCTAATTGCTTAAGCGGACAGTGAAATGGGAGATACGTCCAGTTAGGAGGCGTCCAcctgcactgaaaaaaacaaactgtcagaATTGAATCAATGACATTAGGAGCTGTTTTGGTTCACATTTCTGAGTAATAATGACATACGTTAGGTTTAAGAGTTAAATGCCACAACAGACAACACCACAAATTTTCTAAAGTGTCATAACTCAAGTTTACGTGAAATATTCTCATGGCTTTGCTCATCCGGTTTGTCATTCAATcgaaaaaatgaaatcataaatCAGAATTGGTTTGTGATGACGGCAGGAAACAACTGAAATAGTGATAATGTGTCTCCTTGACAACAGCTAAGTTGTGCTCGCTATTGGCAACAGTTCCTTCAGAGCTAAGAAGCTCCGCTTGCTAGCAAATTTGATTTGAGCGTTAACGCTGTCTCTAGCCAAAGATGGACACAGACtttcatttttgaaactttttaacttgaataactttttttttaacatcagttCATATTTACAACACATATCGGCCTTACTTATTTCTCTGCTGGACAGCACACAATACCAACAACAAGTGGCTCTCTGTCTTCTTTAGTTAAATTTTCTTCAATATGTATCGCTGAGGTTTGTTCCCACAGTTGATAAGATAACGCAATaacaaatttcaaattttattgGCTATTATCACATCCCCTTCAAAATTCGGTTTTACAGTGTAGCCAGGTCCAGTGCTGGAGCAGCAGAAAACTTGTCTTGGCTCAACTGACAAACACAATTCCTTTACATATTACACCAAATAACGCTTagaaatttctttattttattttattttattttatttttatctttatttgataaaacattGTGAGTTTGGCATCAATAATATTACAGGAAGCCCACTTGATTGGTCTCCATGAGTCATTTTGTGTCCATCACAGTACAAAAGTGATGAAAATGAGAGGTAAAGTGCAGAACATTTGAGTCATGTGTGCAGTTTCTATCTTTCGTATAAATGAAATTGAACTTTAGAGActattaaatatctttttttttttttaaatgaagcttttattctgaaaaagaatttgttttcaaaagtaagaCATAAACGTCTTTATTAAAATTTGACTGCCGTTATTGACTAAGACAACAAATATTCTCATTCACGTGCGACTCCATGATGTCCATCAGGTAAATGTTAAGGCTGTAAGGCATTGGGCGAGAGGAAGAGTACACCTTGGACAAGTTACCAGCGCACCAcaggacaacacacacacacacacacacacacacacacacacacacacacacacacacacacacacgtacagaGCTATGGACAATTCAGAACCTATCCGACATGTTTTTGGAAtcatgcacagggagaaaatgcaaactccATGGAGAAAGGTCTCAGTCCAGGATTCGAACCCACAACCCTAATGCTGTAATGTGACAGTCCTACCAACTGCACCAATATACAGCCTGTTATAAAACCTGTGGATGTAAAAGTCTGTCTTGGCAGTAGGCTGTAAGTCTGCATGCAGCTAtagctttctgttttttagcgacagcgctaatgctaatgttagccttaACACTAGTGCttaatttcattgtatttttcgtctaatttttgtttaaaattagacTCATTTAGTTCTGTGTCAATTTCTTTCGTTCCTACTTagaaactttttattcaaatctaaCTTAAGGTGTAAAATGTTACGCCAATTTTATGAGCTAAATTGTgaagtttgttttgttagtgCTCTGTGAATCAGTGTACAGGGAACTGACTGCAGTtaaattggaataaaaatgttttggtgggATTTGTTTGCGATCCAGCTTTAGCGTTTCTAGCCACagggctaatgctaatgctaacactgACGTCTAAAACAAAATCGTGtcaatttttggttaaaattagACGAATTTATTCACGtgtcaatttctttctttcctacttGGAAATCTTGATTCAAATATAACATAAGATGGACATTTTTACACcaattttattagttaaattGTGAAGCTTGTTTTATCAGTGCGCTGTGAATAGGCGTACCGTGAACTGACAGCAGttaaaatctaatcaaattGTTTTGGTAGGATTTGTTTACAAAAGAAATGAACGGGTGTTGTTACAATGAGAcgattattttttgcattaaatatatatttggttGTGGTTGAAATATGATTAATTGTGTATATTTTCCACCccaaagttattattattatttattttttattttatttttttttacagtgcatgaagttgcatatattatttttatttgatctttttgcTTGAGCTGGACCTCACGGAGCTACAAATGTCCTTGTTGACTACATGAGGCGAACACGTGGCTCTGTCCTTCCAGTGAATGAATCCAAACCTTGTTCCGGTGGCCccacaataacaacaaaaaaaacacacacacaccaaaacaaGCGACATCACGCGCAATTAAACAAATGTTGCTGTGGCCCAACATTCCTCAAACGGGTCGAACCTCGACTTTCAGATATTAAATCAGGTTATTTTATTGGCTGTAATTTGGAGGAGAAATCAAAGCCAATTACAGGAATGAGGAGGAATGAACTTGTGAGAAGCGagaggatggaggaggaggaggaggatggaggaAGGTGGtgttggagtgtgtgtgtgtgtgtgtgggggggggggggggggggtgcagtCGGGGTCTGGCGCTAAAGCTGACATGCTTTGGGCTtcggctctgattggttctcgTTTGGAGGAGCTCATGGGTTCATTCCGCCGCTAAGCGCCTCCCCGTTCCTCTAAACTACATTATAATGCAACGAACCTCCCTTTTAACCACAAACCGAATTTGCTTTCATTTAggctatatattttttcttaaataggTTAAAGtcatagagattttttttttgtgtgttgtttttattttatttttttttatttatttatttatttattttttttttttcgtgtgTGGGAATAGCATTTCGCCCTGGAGCGGTGCGCAATGCTTTCTCACGCCGACCTCCTGGATGCTCGCCTCGGTGAGTTATCGTCACCAAACTCCGGTCTCCAACTCTACTGTAAGCTGGAGGAACTTCTAATCTTAAATCAAGCTCAGAAAAAATGTGTCCAATTTGCTCCTTATGACGCCGTAATGTGCCAGAATAGAGCTAAATTCGCCTAATTCATTGgaaaagtaattattattattattacattacgCTGTAATTTGATTTAACAAATTCCTAAGAACTCGGCGCGATCGAATCGAGCGAAGGCGTATTTAAGGAGCAGATTGCAGTGTGCATGGTAAATAGTTGTACTTAATTCTTCTGTTTGTGCTGGATGGTTTAATGCATGCATTCgattctgatttttctttcaaaaatacatataataacgcatcagggtttttttttttatatataattcaACAAATTTCTcttgtaatgttttatatttctgtgcatgttcagtttttcctctaactattgttgtttttttgtcttcttctctAGCAGGGCTTTCATCggtgcaaaaacaaataataataataaaaattttttaaaaaatctcaccTGCTCTTGGTTGTTGGTGTGCAGGGATGAAGGATGCCGCGGCGGAGCTCCTGGGCCACAGGGAAGCTCTGAAGTGCAGGCTCGGGGGCGGCGGACCTGACCCGGGACACTCCGGGGAGCTGGGTCCGGACGGCGTGGAAGGAGCCACGATGCTCCCCGGTGACGACatcagcggcggcggcggcggaggcggcggcggcggctccaACCCGGTG
Proteins encoded:
- the tbca gene encoding tubulin-specific chaperone A isoform X1, whose amino-acid sequence is MAEPIIRQIKIKTGIVKRLAKEELSYINEAKEQEEKVERLKAEGGDEFLIKKQMEVLQESRMMVPDCRRRLTVAHADLLQLLETEADLAESEEYKEARKVLDSVKLEG
- the tbca gene encoding tubulin-specific chaperone A isoform X2; the encoded protein is MNWLAKEELSYINEAKEQEEKVERLKAEGGDEFLIKKQMEVLQESRMMVPDCRRRLTVAHADLLQLLETEADLAESEEYKEARKVLDSVKLEG